The following proteins are co-located in the Vigna angularis cultivar LongXiaoDou No.4 chromosome 2, ASM1680809v1, whole genome shotgun sequence genome:
- the LOC108321338 gene encoding uncharacterized protein LOC108321338 produces the protein MRVAICLDTIFIPLSLLITLSYHVYLCHTIKNNPSRTTYGIDKLKRTTWSLNLNQGDASKAMLTVQSLRNTLMSTILTATITILINLGLAALSNNSYNASHLFSSGFFGSKSDKTFVLKYGSTSICLVMSFVFSSMAIGFLIDANFLMNAYGEFLSGGYTHTILERGFTLALVGSRVLCVAVPLMLWMLGPVPVLMASLVLVFVLHELDFVCKFPHKHTQSIIAK, from the exons ATGAGAGTGGCTATTTGTTTGGACACCATTTTCATCCCTTTGAGTCTCCTCATCACACTGAGTTACCATGTCTATCTTTGCCACACCATCAAGAACAATCCTTCGCGTACAACTTACGGAATCGACAAGCTCAAAAGAACAACTTGGAGCCTTAACTTAAATCAG GGTGATGCGAGCAAAGCTATGTTGACAGTGCAAAGCTTGAGGAACACTCTTATGTCTACAATACTGACAGCTACTATAACCATTCTGATAAACTTGGGTTTGGCAGCTTTGAGCAACAACAGCTACAATGCTAGCCATCTCTTTAGCAGTGGATTTTTCGGTTCTAAGTCAGATAAAACGTTCGTTTTGAAGTATGGATCAACATCAATTTGTTTGGTGATGAGCTTCGTGTTCAGTTCGATGGCGATAGGGTTTCTGATCGATGCGAATTTTCTGATGAATGCGTACGGGGAGTTTTTGTCAGGAGGGTACACACACACCATATTAGAAAGAGGGTTCACCTTAGCTCTTGTGGGAAGTAGGGTGCTCTGTGTTGCTGTTCCTTTGATGCTATGGATGCTGGGTCCAGTTCCAGTACTCATGGCTTCCTTGGTCTTGGTTTTTGTCCTTCATGAGTTGGACTTTGTCTGCAAATTTCCTCACAAACATACCCAATCTATCATTGCAAAATAG